One Halobacterium sp. DL1 DNA window includes the following coding sequences:
- a CDS encoding peptidase M19: MTDKQFDGYEAYEYLVAGEDYRTVELPEMHAGFEPHEVELTAEQEERVEAVNDGTIVSLHEHPFYFPEDVHEDLWDYIREGRIHAAYEDLSKAPLDAVFDFHLDGLSGIHSKHGWKWDDIVSDVAMRAADQAHSDYAIRCGDVDDIHRANEEGNLAFVPSLESAAMVENELDRIDLLYGMGIRLMGVTYNASNSIGTGQGDIYERDGGLTSFGVDAVHRMNDVGMAVSTSHSSPQTTLDVCEVSEKPVFDTHALAQTGGMNQRGSSDEALQALADTGGVIGVLSSTHLPDIETYMEHFEYMVDLVGIDHVAFGPDVLYGDHTALLEVLATFHGVELPDSTMENPYVKGLENPTEAWQNIPRWLVKEGYDDEEIQKVLGGNILRALEEVW; the protein is encoded by the coding sequence ATGACAGACAAACAGTTCGACGGCTACGAAGCGTACGAGTACCTCGTCGCCGGCGAGGACTACCGGACGGTCGAACTGCCGGAGATGCACGCGGGGTTCGAGCCCCACGAGGTCGAACTCACCGCGGAGCAGGAGGAACGGGTCGAGGCGGTCAACGACGGGACTATCGTCTCGCTGCACGAACACCCCTTCTACTTCCCGGAGGACGTCCACGAGGACCTCTGGGACTACATCCGCGAGGGCCGCATCCACGCCGCCTACGAGGACCTCTCGAAGGCCCCGCTGGACGCGGTGTTCGACTTCCACCTCGACGGCCTCTCCGGCATCCATTCGAAACACGGCTGGAAGTGGGACGACATCGTCTCCGACGTCGCCATGCGCGCCGCCGACCAGGCCCACTCCGACTACGCCATCCGCTGTGGCGACGTCGACGACATCCACCGCGCGAACGAGGAGGGGAACCTCGCGTTCGTCCCGTCCCTGGAGTCGGCCGCGATGGTGGAGAACGAACTCGACCGCATCGACCTCCTCTACGGCATGGGCATCCGCCTCATGGGCGTCACCTACAACGCCTCCAACAGCATCGGCACCGGCCAGGGCGACATCTACGAGCGCGACGGCGGCCTCACCTCGTTCGGCGTCGACGCCGTCCACCGCATGAACGACGTGGGAATGGCCGTCAGCACGAGTCACTCCAGCCCGCAGACCACCCTCGACGTCTGCGAGGTGAGCGAGAAACCCGTCTTCGACACCCACGCACTCGCCCAGACCGGCGGGATGAACCAGCGCGGCTCCTCCGACGAGGCACTCCAGGCGCTCGCCGACACGGGCGGCGTCATCGGCGTGCTCTCCTCGACGCACCTCCCGGACATCGAGACGTACATGGAGCACTTCGAGTACATGGTCGACCTCGTCGGCATCGACCACGTCGCCTTCGGCCCCGACGTCCTCTACGGCGACCACACCGCACTGCTGGAGGTCCTCGCCACCTTCCACGGCGTCGAACTCCCGGACAGTACGATGGAGAACCCCTACGTGAAGGGCCTGGAGAACCCGACGGAGGCCTGGCAGAACATCCCCCGCTGGCTCGTCAAGGAAGGCTACGACGACGAAGAGATCCAGAAGGTCCTCGGCGGCAACATCCTCCGCGCCCTCGAGGAAGTCTGGTAG
- a CDS encoding ABC transporter substrate-binding protein, with the protein MAKRTEKVLVDDVSSTSRRDLLKTLGPAAGLLGLAGCLGGGSDSDSTTTTDSDSPDDSTTTEAAEIQTGGTLNAGMNVGVLTLDGRSVTSLQSMQVMYNIYSKLLRYEIQDDQLKLVGDLATAWEWEDETTLVFDLAEDAVFHNGEPVTATDVKHTFETMQANAQHTANLLFSQQVSVEARDEHTAVFDTGDKPFASLESNVGFVVGIVNKKADEEGDMSQNPVGSGPFQLAEWVQGDHVYLEAFDDYWKTDDDGNTLPYLDELRLNIYPDDGTKLQALRQGELHWIDVVPAKDDESIRNSDSLETSRTGPGGFMGIFQFNTQKPPFDDPRVRKAVLHAIDWEAYRKVVFRGTAENTNNQPLAPATGWNIDELDDPFEGQNVERANELLDEAGVDASEISFTNYANQGLERDIKAYEVLQAQLADTIGLEHELRLVDKSTQFQRTTNFEFGFSAGAFDGMYDPDQVLTVNLTDGAFFNYGNYVNDEIQTLLTEARQTTDREERYQKYKRIYEINNEEAGKYYPYWQNITSAFQPSVENFNYPYDTLWFFERVWLDE; encoded by the coding sequence ATGGCAAAGCGTACTGAGAAAGTTCTCGTAGACGACGTTTCCTCTACGAGCCGCCGGGACCTGCTGAAGACGCTCGGCCCGGCAGCGGGGCTGCTCGGCCTGGCTGGCTGTCTCGGCGGCGGTTCCGACTCGGACAGCACGACGACCACCGACAGCGACTCCCCTGACGACTCCACGACCACCGAGGCCGCCGAGATACAGACCGGCGGCACGCTGAACGCGGGCATGAACGTCGGCGTCCTCACGCTCGACGGGCGCTCGGTCACCAGCCTGCAGTCGATGCAGGTGATGTACAATATCTACTCGAAGCTCCTCCGGTACGAGATCCAGGACGACCAGCTCAAGCTGGTCGGCGACCTCGCGACCGCCTGGGAGTGGGAGGACGAGACGACGCTCGTCTTCGACCTCGCGGAGGACGCCGTCTTCCACAACGGCGAACCGGTGACCGCGACGGACGTCAAGCACACGTTCGAGACGATGCAGGCCAACGCGCAGCACACCGCGAACCTGCTGTTCTCCCAGCAGGTCAGCGTCGAGGCCCGCGACGAGCACACCGCCGTCTTCGACACCGGTGACAAGCCGTTCGCGTCGCTCGAATCCAACGTCGGCTTCGTCGTCGGCATCGTCAACAAGAAGGCCGACGAGGAGGGCGACATGTCCCAGAACCCGGTCGGCTCCGGCCCGTTCCAGCTCGCCGAGTGGGTGCAGGGCGACCACGTCTACCTGGAGGCCTTCGACGACTACTGGAAGACCGACGACGACGGCAACACGCTCCCGTACCTCGACGAACTCCGGCTGAACATCTACCCGGACGACGGCACGAAGCTCCAGGCACTTCGCCAGGGCGAACTCCACTGGATCGACGTCGTCCCCGCAAAGGACGACGAGAGCATCCGCAACAGCGACTCCCTGGAGACTAGCCGCACCGGCCCCGGCGGGTTCATGGGCATCTTCCAGTTCAACACCCAGAAACCGCCGTTCGACGACCCGCGGGTCCGGAAGGCCGTTCTGCACGCCATCGACTGGGAGGCCTACCGGAAGGTCGTCTTCCGCGGCACCGCCGAGAACACCAACAACCAGCCGCTCGCGCCCGCGACCGGCTGGAACATCGACGAACTCGACGACCCCTTCGAGGGCCAGAACGTCGAGCGCGCGAACGAACTGCTCGACGAGGCGGGCGTCGACGCCTCGGAGATCTCGTTCACGAACTACGCCAACCAGGGCCTCGAACGCGACATCAAGGCCTACGAGGTGCTCCAGGCCCAGCTCGCTGACACCATCGGTCTCGAGCACGAGCTCCGGCTGGTCGACAAGAGCACGCAGTTCCAGCGCACCACGAACTTCGAGTTCGGCTTCTCGGCGGGCGCCTTCGACGGGATGTACGACCCCGACCAGGTGCTCACCGTCAACCTCACCGACGGCGCGTTCTTCAACTACGGCAACTACGTCAACGACGAGATCCAGACGCTCCTCACAGAGGCCCGGCAGACGACCGACCGCGAGGAGCGCTACCAGAAGTACAAGCGCATCTACGAGATCAACAACGAGGAGGCGGGCAAGTACTACCCGTACTGGCAGAACATCACGTCGGCGTTCCAGCCGTCCGTGGAGAACTTCAACTACCCGTACGACACGCTCTGGTTCTTCGAGCGCGTCTGGCTCGACGAGTAA
- a CDS encoding peptidase M19: protein MTSQENYRSYDYLVAGEDYRAFELAEMHAGFEPYQVPLSPEDEERLDDVLAEDTVVSLHEHPFQFPADIEGDTWDYIREGRVHTPYDFLAEAPLDAVFDFHLDGLSGIHSKHGWKWDDIVSDVAMRAADQAHSDYAIRCGDVDDIHRARDEGKLAFVPALESSAMVENELDRIDLLYGMGIRLMGVTYNASNSIGTGKRDIYERDGGLTSFGVDAVHRMNDVGIAVSTSHASEQTTLDVCEVSEKPVFDTHALAAGVGDRGTSDACFEAIAETGGVVGVVASSVLPDIETYMEHFEYMVDLVGIDHVAFGPDVLYGDHRALLGLLAEQHDIDPPGEIGGRYHVKGLENPTEAWQNIPRWLVKEGYDDEEIQKVLGGNILRALEEVW from the coding sequence GTGACCAGCCAAGAGAACTACCGCTCCTACGACTACCTCGTCGCCGGCGAGGACTACCGCGCGTTCGAACTGGCCGAGATGCACGCCGGCTTCGAACCGTACCAGGTCCCCCTCTCCCCCGAGGACGAGGAACGTCTGGACGACGTGCTCGCCGAGGACACCGTCGTCTCACTGCACGAGCACCCGTTCCAGTTCCCCGCGGACATCGAGGGTGACACCTGGGACTACATCCGCGAGGGCCGCGTCCACACGCCGTACGACTTCCTCGCCGAGGCGCCCCTGGACGCGGTGTTCGACTTCCACCTCGACGGCCTCTCCGGCATCCATTCGAAACACGGCTGGAAGTGGGACGACATCGTCTCCGACGTCGCCATGCGCGCCGCCGACCAGGCCCACTCCGACTACGCCATCCGCTGTGGCGACGTCGACGACATCCACCGCGCACGCGACGAAGGCAAGTTGGCGTTCGTCCCGGCGCTCGAATCGTCGGCGATGGTGGAGAACGAACTCGACCGCATCGACCTCCTCTACGGCATGGGCATCCGCCTCATGGGCGTCACCTACAACGCCTCCAACAGCATCGGGACGGGGAAACGGGACATCTACGAGCGCGACGGCGGCCTCACCTCGTTCGGCGTCGACGCCGTCCACCGCATGAACGACGTGGGAATCGCGGTCAGCACGAGTCACGCGAGCGAGCAGACCACCCTCGACGTCTGCGAGGTGAGCGAGAAACCCGTCTTCGACACCCACGCCCTCGCCGCGGGCGTCGGCGACCGCGGCACGTCGGACGCCTGCTTCGAGGCCATCGCGGAGACCGGCGGCGTGGTCGGCGTCGTCGCGTCGAGCGTGCTCCCGGACATCGAGACGTACATGGAGCACTTCGAGTACATGGTCGACCTCGTCGGCATCGACCACGTCGCCTTCGGCCCCGACGTCCTCTACGGCGACCACCGGGCGCTCCTCGGGTTGCTCGCCGAGCAGCACGACATCGACCCGCCGGGCGAAATCGGCGGCCGCTACCACGTGAAGGGGCTGGAGAACCCGACGGAGGCCTGGCAGAACATCCCCCGCTGGCTCGTCAAGGAAGGCTACGACGACGAGGAAATCCAGAAGGTCCTCGGCGGCAACATCCTCCGCGCCCTCGAGGAAGTCTGGTAG
- a CDS encoding peptide ABC transporter, whose protein sequence is MAWYEYTIKRLLLFVPILFGVSVLVFLIVHLVPGSPAVAMLGVQATAERVAEIEAELGLHRPLLVQYGDWLAGVLTGDLGKSYSYDTAVSSLLVSRFFVTLEIIVLTLLASVLVAVPLGIVAALNKNSFTDYLSIGVGVTGVSIPTFFSAVVLIWIFAVTFNFFPTSGYVAPSEDIVANLRHMALPVLTMTLVAVAVIMRMMRSSMLETIGEDFIRFHKAKGLDRRSILFKHALKNSFIPVITVIGLQFGYMISGAVVVEQIFAIPGLGRTVLQAVIQRDYPLVQGSVLMLALWFSSVNLATDLIITRLDPRIMEGGE, encoded by the coding sequence ATGGCGTGGTACGAATACACAATAAAACGCTTGCTGCTGTTCGTGCCGATTCTCTTCGGCGTCTCGGTGCTCGTCTTTCTCATCGTGCATCTCGTGCCGGGGAGTCCAGCAGTAGCGATGCTCGGGGTGCAGGCCACCGCCGAGCGCGTCGCGGAAATCGAAGCGGAACTCGGACTGCACAGGCCGCTGCTCGTCCAGTACGGTGACTGGCTGGCCGGCGTCCTGACTGGCGACCTCGGCAAGTCCTACTCCTACGACACCGCCGTCAGTTCGCTCCTCGTGAGCCGGTTCTTCGTCACCCTCGAGATCATCGTCCTCACGCTGCTCGCGTCGGTGCTCGTCGCCGTGCCGCTGGGCATCGTCGCGGCGCTGAACAAGAATTCGTTCACCGACTACCTCTCCATCGGCGTCGGCGTCACGGGGGTGAGCATCCCGACGTTCTTCTCCGCCGTCGTGCTCATCTGGATCTTCGCGGTGACCTTCAACTTCTTCCCGACGAGCGGCTACGTGGCCCCCAGTGAGGACATCGTCGCCAACCTCAGGCACATGGCGCTGCCGGTGTTGACGATGACCCTGGTCGCCGTCGCGGTCATCATGCGGATGATGCGCTCGTCGATGCTGGAGACCATCGGCGAGGACTTCATCCGGTTCCACAAGGCGAAGGGCCTCGACCGGAGGTCCATCCTGTTCAAGCACGCGCTGAAGAACAGCTTCATCCCGGTCATCACGGTCATCGGCCTCCAGTTCGGCTACATGATCTCGGGAGCGGTCGTCGTCGAACAGATCTTCGCGATTCCCGGACTCGGGCGCACCGTCCTGCAGGCCGTCATCCAGCGGGACTACCCGCTCGTCCAGGGCTCCGTGCTGATGCTCGCGCTGTGGTTCTCCTCGGTGAACCTCGCGACCGACCTGATCATCACGCGCCTCGACCCGCGCATCATGGAGGGTGGCGAATGA
- a CDS encoding ABC transporter permease: MSTETSEESADERSHPLRSFAAQFAENRLALFGFMLVALVGVVAVFAPEIAPHSPTAQDYSALQESPSLAHPFGTDDLGRDVFSRVLFGYQTVLTITVAGVLMSFVIGTSFGLVAGYSGRWTDSVVMRGVDVLMSFPSLILALALIAALGPSKWGVALVLGIAYTPIFARVARSEAVSVSEEQFIKSLDVRGASRARIIFGHVLPNSLGPLIVTVTIQFAFGILTTSTLSYLGVGVQPPDPSLGLMLARGKDYLDVAWWMSIFPGIAIMLPVIGFNLIGDGLRDSFDPKQGGR, encoded by the coding sequence ATGAGTACCGAGACCAGCGAGGAGTCCGCGGACGAGCGCAGCCACCCGCTCCGGAGTTTCGCCGCTCAGTTCGCCGAGAACCGGCTGGCGCTGTTCGGCTTCATGCTCGTCGCGCTCGTCGGCGTCGTCGCTGTATTCGCGCCGGAGATCGCGCCGCACTCGCCGACCGCCCAGGACTACAGCGCGCTCCAGGAGTCGCCGTCGCTGGCCCACCCGTTCGGCACCGACGACCTGGGGCGGGACGTCTTCTCGCGGGTGCTGTTCGGCTACCAGACCGTGCTCACCATCACCGTCGCGGGCGTGCTGATGTCGTTCGTCATCGGCACGTCGTTCGGCCTGGTGGCGGGCTACTCTGGCCGGTGGACGGACAGCGTCGTGATGCGGGGCGTCGATGTCTTGATGTCGTTCCCGTCGCTCATCCTGGCGCTCGCGCTCATCGCCGCGCTCGGGCCGTCGAAGTGGGGCGTGGCGCTCGTCCTCGGCATCGCATACACGCCTATCTTCGCCCGGGTCGCGCGCAGCGAGGCGGTCTCCGTGAGCGAGGAGCAGTTCATCAAGAGCCTCGACGTGCGCGGCGCCAGCAGGGCCCGCATCATCTTCGGGCACGTGCTCCCGAACAGCCTCGGCCCGCTCATCGTCACCGTCACCATCCAGTTCGCGTTCGGCATCCTCACCACGTCGACGCTGTCCTACCTCGGCGTCGGCGTCCAGCCGCCGGACCCGTCCCTGGGCCTGATGCTGGCCCGCGGGAAGGACTACCTGGACGTGGCGTGGTGGATGAGCATCTTCCCGGGCATCGCCATCATGCTCCCCGTCATCGGCTTCAACCTCATCGGGGACGGCCTCCGCGACAGCTTCGACCCCAAGCAAGGGGGTCGCTAA
- a CDS encoding ABC transporter ATP-binding protein: protein MTRLSTNGLSVTYRTKQGDVRAVDRVSFDINSDEIFGIVGESGCGKSTLANTFLRLLDENGEITGGTIEYKGRDLTTLTERELADEVRGSEISMVFQDPNTSLDPVYTIGQQLIETIRRHLDVSKREARERAIQTLDDVGIPSPEDRLDDYPHQFSGGMKQRAVIAIALSCDPDLLIADEPTTGLDVSIQAQILELLERINEEKDTAIMLITHDLGVVADVCDRVGVMYAANMVEIGGVEAIFDDPKHPYTRALLRSLPEAHSMQDELTVIEGAPPDLRNPPDGCRYAPRCDELCCDACETGDIPALYRDGTDVRCYLYDEAENPEYEGQTQVVAEPEVEQ from the coding sequence ATGACTCGACTCTCTACGAACGGACTCAGTGTCACGTACCGCACGAAACAGGGGGACGTCCGCGCCGTCGACCGCGTCTCCTTCGACATCAACAGTGACGAGATATTCGGCATCGTCGGCGAGAGCGGCTGCGGGAAGAGCACGCTCGCGAACACGTTCCTCCGCCTGCTCGACGAGAACGGCGAGATCACCGGCGGCACCATCGAGTACAAGGGCCGGGACCTCACCACGCTCACAGAGCGCGAACTCGCCGACGAGGTCCGGGGCAGCGAGATCAGCATGGTGTTCCAGGACCCGAACACCAGCCTCGACCCGGTCTACACCATCGGCCAGCAGCTGATCGAGACCATCCGCCGCCACCTCGACGTCTCGAAGCGCGAGGCCCGCGAGCGCGCCATCCAGACGCTGGACGACGTCGGCATTCCCTCCCCGGAGGACCGCCTGGACGACTACCCACACCAGTTCTCCGGCGGGATGAAACAGCGCGCCGTCATCGCCATCGCGCTCTCCTGCGACCCCGATCTGCTCATCGCGGACGAGCCGACGACCGGCCTCGACGTCTCCATCCAGGCCCAGATCCTGGAGCTCCTCGAGCGCATCAACGAGGAGAAGGACACCGCGATCATGCTCATCACGCACGACCTGGGCGTCGTCGCCGACGTCTGCGACCGCGTCGGCGTGATGTACGCGGCGAACATGGTCGAGATCGGCGGCGTCGAGGCCATCTTCGACGACCCGAAACACCCGTACACGCGAGCACTGCTGCGGTCGCTGCCGGAGGCACACAGCATGCAGGACGAGCTGACCGTCATCGAGGGGGCGCCGCCCGACCTCCGGAACCCGCCGGATGGCTGCCGGTACGCACCCCGCTGCGACGAGCTCTGCTGCGACGCCTGCGAGACGGGCGACATCCCGGCGCTGTACCGTGACGGCACCGACGTTCGGTGTTACCTCTACGACGAGGCGGAGAATCCGGAGTACGAGGGGCAGACCCAGGTCGTCGCGGAGCCGGAGGTGGAGCAATGA
- a CDS encoding peptide ABC transporter substrate-binding protein, translating into MSDAPLLEVDGLEKEFVVNGGIVSRLLGTTRRLRAIRDVSFDIEAGETVGLVGESGAGKSTVGNVITRQLQPTAGEVRFRGQNVHSLSGDDLREFRQSVQMVFQDPHSSLDPRYSIGRTLAEPLKIHTDLDKSERRERVEELLETVNLDPNFRNRYPHELSGGQLQRVSIAGALTVDPEFVILDEPVSALDVSVQARILNLLMRLQEEHGLSYLLISHDLGVVKHICDRTAVLYLGEIVEHGRTRGLFENPTHPYTEGLLASIPQPDPHAKKSGQRLGGEIPSAENPPSGCSFHPRCAYATELCARENPPLEAVADDRDTACHHWREVSDDHAEAPANDQADVGASD; encoded by the coding sequence ATGAGCGACGCCCCGCTGCTGGAGGTCGACGGCCTCGAGAAGGAGTTCGTCGTCAACGGCGGCATCGTCTCCCGGCTGCTCGGCACGACCCGGCGGCTGCGCGCCATCCGCGACGTCTCCTTCGACATCGAGGCGGGCGAGACGGTCGGTCTCGTCGGGGAGAGCGGCGCCGGGAAGTCCACAGTCGGGAACGTCATCACGCGGCAGTTACAGCCGACGGCGGGCGAGGTCCGGTTCCGGGGGCAGAACGTCCACTCGCTGAGCGGCGACGACCTCAGGGAGTTCCGACAGTCCGTCCAGATGGTGTTCCAGGACCCGCACTCGAGCCTCGACCCGCGGTACTCCATCGGGCGGACGCTCGCCGAACCGCTGAAGATACACACGGACCTGGACAAGTCCGAGCGCCGCGAGCGCGTCGAGGAGCTGCTGGAGACGGTAAACCTCGACCCGAACTTCCGCAACCGCTACCCCCACGAGCTCTCCGGTGGCCAGCTCCAGCGCGTCTCTATCGCGGGAGCGCTCACCGTCGACCCCGAGTTCGTCATCCTCGACGAGCCGGTGTCCGCCCTCGACGTCAGCGTGCAGGCCCGCATCCTCAACCTCCTGATGCGCCTCCAGGAGGAACACGGGCTCTCCTACCTGCTCATCAGCCACGACCTCGGCGTCGTGAAACACATCTGCGACCGCACCGCGGTGCTCTACCTCGGTGAGATCGTCGAACACGGCCGCACCCGGGGGCTCTTCGAGAACCCCACCCACCCGTACACGGAGGGACTGCTCGCCTCCATCCCCCAGCCCGACCCCCACGCCAAGAAGAGCGGCCAGCGGCTCGGTGGCGAGATTCCGTCCGCGGAGAACCCGCCGTCGGGCTGTTCGTTCCACCCGCGCTGTGCGTACGCGACCGAGCTGTGCGCCCGGGAGAACCCGCCCCTGGAGGCGGTGGCCGACGACCGGGACACCGCCTGCCACCACTGGCGGGAGGTCAGCGACGACCACGCCGAAGCCCCGGCGAACGACCAGGCCGACGTCGGCGCGAGCGACTGA
- a CDS encoding hydrolase — MYADVNGTELYYERLGDEANPSILTLHGGPGVGDHRKAKEAYEPLTDDYEVVVYDHRGCGLSGEDPPYTNEQFARDANALREHLGLGTVVLIGGSYGGFITQEYLTRFPETVAGFVLRDTAPSGEYDKQSRENARAGLPEVWERGLDVPEITFEEFDRVMDGRARDNEEFRRVFHGILPLYVPDLDEFDAEAAREQIEGIHYHYETHNAMFSEELPKMDYRDQLREVDVPGLVTVGRHDWITPVEASEEIHDLLPDSRLEIFEDSGHSPNLDQQEAYLERVREFLDEIGY, encoded by the coding sequence ATGTACGCCGACGTGAACGGGACCGAACTGTACTACGAACGCCTCGGTGACGAGGCCAACCCGTCGATCCTGACGCTCCACGGCGGGCCGGGCGTCGGCGACCACCGGAAGGCCAAAGAGGCGTACGAACCGCTCACCGACGACTACGAGGTCGTCGTCTACGACCACCGCGGCTGCGGGCTATCGGGTGAGGACCCACCCTACACGAACGAACAGTTCGCGAGGGACGCGAACGCGCTCCGCGAGCACCTCGGCCTGGGCACCGTCGTCCTCATCGGCGGCTCCTACGGCGGCTTCATCACGCAGGAGTACCTCACTCGGTTCCCGGAGACCGTCGCGGGGTTCGTCCTCCGGGACACGGCGCCGAGCGGCGAGTACGACAAGCAGTCCCGCGAGAACGCCCGCGCCGGACTCCCGGAGGTTTGGGAGCGAGGGCTCGACGTCCCGGAGATCACCTTCGAGGAGTTCGACCGCGTGATGGACGGCCGAGCGCGGGACAACGAGGAGTTCAGGCGGGTCTTCCACGGCATCCTGCCGCTGTACGTGCCCGACCTGGACGAGTTCGACGCCGAGGCCGCCCGCGAGCAGATCGAGGGCATCCACTACCACTACGAGACCCACAACGCGATGTTCTCCGAGGAACTGCCGAAGATGGACTACCGCGACCAGCTGCGCGAGGTCGACGTTCCGGGGCTCGTCACCGTGGGCCGCCACGACTGGATTACGCCCGTCGAGGCCAGCGAGGAGATACACGACCTGCTCCCCGACTCCCGCCTGGAGATATTCGAGGACAGCGGCCATTCGCCGAACCTCGACCAGCAGGAGGCGTACCTCGAGCGCGTCCGCGAGTTCCTCGACGAAATCGGCTACTGA
- a CDS encoding amidase encodes MSQEPSPADVERYAERAGVPVDEETAAAFAEQFAQQDQLLADLDALEPPEPPERDHWEPTEEDDPLAAFLTRCDVEGGSGPLDGMTVGVKDNLAVAGIPMTCGSPVLESYVPEFDATVVERLLDAGARVVGKTNMDELAFGGEEATMRFRLAGNPHDPDRHPGSSSAGSGIAAATGEVDLAVGSDTGGSIRFPAAWSGTPGIKPTRGLVSHHGFVQYGKTLDNVGLLAPTVENLALGLDEIAGPDDRDERTLGAEVGNYADAVESADGSSLEGLTIGLPGELFGNAPALDEVTRDALDRLAADGAELVDVSIPDYDLWLPSWLAIGMTEVGNYFRANATNHWLFSEPWPSLNAALQEGFEERADELGPTFVGARLYAEHLSEATGDRYYGLAHAARQRLAAGVDDALADVDVLASTTVPMLPPKWGEGVEDVFGALANTAPFNVSGHPAVSVPSGTVEGLPVGLQFVGERYDEATILAAAAEWSERHDWAQPEFE; translated from the coding sequence ATGAGCCAGGAACCGTCACCAGCGGACGTCGAGCGGTACGCGGAGCGGGCGGGCGTCCCCGTCGACGAGGAGACGGCTGCGGCGTTCGCCGAGCAGTTCGCCCAGCAGGACCAGTTACTGGCGGACCTCGACGCGCTCGAACCCCCAGAGCCGCCCGAGCGCGACCACTGGGAACCGACCGAGGAGGACGACCCGCTCGCCGCGTTCCTCACGCGCTGTGACGTAGAGGGCGGCTCCGGTCCCCTCGACGGGATGACCGTCGGCGTGAAGGACAACCTCGCGGTGGCGGGAATCCCGATGACCTGCGGGTCGCCGGTGCTGGAGTCCTACGTCCCGGAGTTCGACGCGACGGTGGTCGAGCGCCTACTGGACGCCGGCGCGCGCGTCGTCGGGAAGACGAACATGGACGAACTGGCGTTCGGCGGCGAGGAAGCCACGATGCGGTTCCGCCTCGCGGGCAACCCCCACGACCCCGACCGCCACCCCGGCAGTTCCTCGGCGGGCAGCGGCATCGCCGCGGCGACCGGCGAGGTCGACCTGGCCGTCGGAAGCGACACCGGCGGCTCCATCCGATTCCCGGCGGCCTGGAGCGGGACGCCCGGTATCAAGCCGACGCGGGGGCTCGTCTCCCACCACGGCTTCGTCCAGTACGGCAAGACCCTGGACAACGTCGGCCTGCTCGCGCCGACGGTGGAGAACCTCGCGCTCGGTCTAGACGAAATCGCCGGCCCCGACGACCGCGACGAGCGCACGCTCGGCGCCGAAGTCGGGAACTACGCGGATGCCGTCGAGTCCGCCGACGGGAGCAGCCTGGAGGGGTTGACCATCGGCCTGCCCGGGGAACTGTTCGGGAACGCGCCCGCGCTGGACGAGGTGACCCGGGACGCGCTCGACCGGCTGGCGGCGGACGGCGCCGAGCTAGTCGACGTCTCGATTCCGGACTACGACCTCTGGCTGCCGTCCTGGCTCGCCATCGGCATGACGGAGGTCGGCAACTACTTCCGCGCGAACGCGACGAACCACTGGCTGTTCTCGGAGCCGTGGCCCAGCCTCAACGCCGCACTCCAGGAGGGGTTCGAGGAGCGCGCGGACGAACTCGGCCCCACGTTCGTCGGCGCACGACTCTACGCCGAACACCTCTCGGAGGCCACGGGCGACCGGTACTACGGGCTCGCCCACGCTGCCCGCCAGCGGCTCGCGGCGGGCGTGGACGACGCGCTCGCCGACGTGGACGTGCTCGCCTCCACCACCGTCCCGATGCTCCCGCCGAAGTGGGGCGAAGGCGTCGAGGACGTCTTCGGCGCGCTCGCGAACACCGCACCGTTCAACGTCTCCGGCCATCCCGCCGTGAGCGTCCCCTCTGGCACCGTCGAGGGGCTTCCAGTGGGCCTCCAGTTCGTCGGCGAGCGCTACGACGAGGCGACAATCCTCGCGGCCGCGGCCGAGTGGAGCGAGCGCCACGACTGGGCACAGCCTGAGTTCGAGTGA
- a CDS encoding ATP:cob(I)alamin adenosyltransferase has translation MKIYTRRGDSGETDLRNMDRVSKASPRIEAYGTVDELNAVVGTARPTGVDELDDYLESCQNHLHVLQADFANPQPDEDDPVVREDHVDQVEEWIDACEERLDPLQSFILPGGSESGAKLHQARAVCRRAERRAVAFADHEEGVNEQAIAYLNRLSDALFVFARLANKEAGVREESPSY, from the coding sequence GTGAAGATATACACGCGCCGCGGGGACAGCGGCGAGACGGACCTCCGGAACATGGACCGCGTCTCGAAGGCCAGTCCGCGCATCGAGGCGTACGGCACCGTCGACGAACTGAACGCCGTGGTCGGGACCGCGCGACCGACGGGCGTCGACGAACTCGACGACTACCTCGAGTCCTGCCAGAACCATCTCCACGTCCTCCAGGCCGACTTCGCAAACCCCCAGCCGGACGAGGACGACCCGGTGGTCCGCGAGGACCACGTCGACCAGGTCGAGGAGTGGATCGACGCCTGCGAGGAGCGACTCGACCCGCTGCAGTCGTTCATCCTCCCCGGGGGCAGCGAGTCGGGCGCGAAACTCCACCAGGCGCGGGCGGTCTGCCGCCGCGCGGAGCGCCGCGCGGTCGCGTTCGCGGACCACGAGGAGGGCGTCAACGAGCAGGCTATCGCGTACCTGAACCGCCTCTCGGACGCGCTGTTCGTGTTCGCGCGGCTGGCGAACAAGGAAGCGGGTGTCCGCGAGGAGTCGCCGTCGTACTGA